The Bacillus sp. Marseille-Q1617 genome has a segment encoding these proteins:
- the selD gene encoding selenide, water dikinase SelD, producing the protein MIAMSKEEIIRLTALSSKAGUGCKLSPSDLAQVLRQLPPQPENKELLVGNESSDDAGIYQLTDDIALVQTVDYFTPVVDDPFLFGQIAAANALSDVYAMGGTPKTVLNIVGFPIKKLGSEMLTQILAGAQKKVLEAGAITVGGHSIDDSEPKFGLSVTGVVHPEKFWTNTGAKTGDVLVLTKPIGTGILTTGIKRQAVTAEQEAEVVASMSILNKKAAEALQSYQVNAVTDITGFGLLGHAFEMAKGSHVTLTLSYSSIPQLPGTQELAGAGIIPGGSKANHQWLRNEVFYDSALTTVDELILCDAITSGGLLVSLPRDQAMKYIDDLHGHSIDAWLIGEVTDRTDKTVHVSK; encoded by the coding sequence GTGATAGCCATGAGTAAAGAAGAGATCATCCGTTTGACGGCTCTTTCCTCTAAAGCCGGCTGAGGATGCAAACTAAGTCCAAGTGACTTGGCGCAAGTTTTGCGTCAGCTGCCTCCTCAACCAGAAAATAAAGAATTGTTAGTTGGGAATGAATCCTCTGATGATGCGGGGATATATCAATTAACAGATGATATTGCTCTTGTTCAAACAGTCGATTACTTTACTCCTGTCGTCGATGATCCCTTTCTGTTCGGACAAATCGCAGCAGCCAACGCATTGAGTGATGTATATGCCATGGGCGGCACTCCGAAGACAGTATTGAATATAGTCGGATTTCCGATTAAAAAGCTTGGCAGTGAGATGCTTACTCAGATACTCGCAGGTGCACAGAAGAAAGTATTGGAAGCTGGTGCAATCACTGTGGGTGGCCATTCAATTGATGATAGTGAGCCGAAGTTTGGATTGAGCGTAACAGGAGTGGTTCACCCGGAAAAATTTTGGACGAATACAGGCGCCAAAACGGGAGATGTTCTGGTGTTGACGAAACCGATCGGTACAGGAATCTTAACGACGGGTATCAAACGTCAAGCTGTGACAGCGGAGCAAGAAGCTGAAGTGGTTGCCTCAATGAGTATATTGAACAAGAAAGCCGCAGAAGCTTTGCAATCTTACCAAGTAAATGCCGTCACCGACATTACGGGGTTTGGACTTTTAGGCCATGCTTTTGAAATGGCGAAGGGAAGTCATGTAACTCTTACTCTAAGCTACTCATCGATTCCGCAGCTGCCCGGTACACAAGAACTTGCTGGTGCAGGTATTATTCCCGGGGGCTCTAAAGCGAACCACCAATGGCTGAGGAATGAGGTCTTTTATGACTCAGCTCTTACAACAGTGGATGAGCTGATTCTTTGTGATGCGATTACCTCCGGTGGTTTATTGGTGAGTCTGCCGAGAGATCAGGCCATGAAATATATCGATGATTTACATGGACATTCCATAGATGCATGGCTGATCGGAGAAGTAACTGACAGAACTGACAAAACGGTCCATGTGTCAAAATAG
- the acnA gene encoding aconitate hydratase AcnA translates to MAKNDVFNARSSFELEGKRYHYYRLKALEEAGVSNINRLPYSVKVLLESVLRQFDGRVINKEHVENLANWGAASKDAEVPFKPSRVILQDFTGVPAVVDLASLRKAMADIGGDPQKINPEIPVDLVIDHSVQVDKYGTADALKANMDLEFERNAERYQFLSWAQKAFENYRAVPPATGIVHQVNLEFLANVVHAVETTEGDFEAFPDTLVGTDSHTTMINGIGVLGWGVGGIEAEAGMLGQPSYFPIPEVIGVKFTGELPNGATATDLALKVTQVLRQKGVVGKFVEYFGPGVATLPLADRATIANMAPEYGATCGFFPVDAESLDYLRLTGRDETHIKMVEEYLKKNEMFFTPEKEEPTYTDVVEIDLSAVEANLSGPKRPQDLIPLSEMKETFHKSITAKEGVQGFGLDASEINKTAKYTTEDGKDVTMPTGAIGIAAITSCTNTSNPYVMLGAGLVAKKAVELGMNVPDFVKTSLAPGSKVVTGYLRDSGLLSYMEEIGFNLVGYGCTTCIGNSGPLRPEIEKAVSEADLLLTSVLSGNRNFEGRIHPLVKANYLASPPLVVAYALAGTVDIDLQNDPIGKDKNGSDVFFKDIWPSQDEVKDVVKATVTPELFRREYEHVFTENERWNEIKTSNEPLYSFDEKSTYIQNPSFFTGLAPTPEDIQGLNGLRVVGKFGDSVTTDHISPAGAIGKDTPAGKYLRANGVEPRDFNSYGSRRGNHEVMMRGTFANIRIRNQIAPGTEGGFTTYWPEDEVMPIYDACMKYQEDNTGLVVLAGKDYGMGSSRDWAAKGTNLLGIKTVIAESYERIHRSNLVMMGVLPLQFKQGESAETLGLTGRETISVNITNDVKPRDILTVTAVAEDGTKTEFDVLARFDSEVEVDYYRHGGILQMVLRGKFQS, encoded by the coding sequence ATGGCAAAGAACGATGTATTTAATGCACGATCTTCTTTCGAACTTGAAGGAAAACGTTATCATTACTATCGTTTAAAAGCACTTGAAGAAGCAGGCGTTTCAAACATCAACCGTTTACCATACAGTGTAAAGGTATTGCTTGAATCTGTACTGCGCCAATTTGACGGACGTGTAATCAATAAAGAGCATGTTGAAAACTTAGCAAACTGGGGAGCAGCAAGCAAGGATGCGGAGGTTCCATTCAAACCTTCCCGTGTTATCCTTCAAGACTTTACAGGAGTTCCTGCTGTCGTAGACTTAGCTTCATTGCGTAAAGCAATGGCTGACATCGGGGGAGATCCTCAGAAAATCAACCCTGAAATTCCGGTTGACCTTGTAATCGACCACTCTGTTCAAGTCGACAAATACGGAACAGCTGATGCATTAAAAGCAAACATGGATCTTGAATTCGAACGTAATGCCGAGCGTTACCAATTCCTAAGCTGGGCTCAAAAAGCATTTGAAAACTACCGTGCCGTTCCACCGGCTACAGGTATCGTTCACCAGGTCAACTTAGAATTTCTTGCAAACGTAGTCCACGCTGTTGAAACAACAGAAGGCGACTTTGAAGCGTTCCCGGACACACTTGTCGGAACTGACTCTCATACAACGATGATCAATGGTATCGGTGTACTTGGCTGGGGTGTAGGCGGAATCGAAGCAGAAGCGGGTATGCTTGGCCAGCCTTCATACTTCCCGATCCCTGAGGTAATCGGTGTTAAATTCACTGGCGAGCTTCCAAATGGAGCTACGGCTACTGACTTGGCACTTAAAGTAACTCAAGTACTTCGCCAAAAAGGTGTTGTAGGTAAATTCGTTGAATACTTTGGCCCAGGGGTTGCCACTCTGCCACTGGCAGACCGTGCAACCATTGCCAACATGGCTCCTGAATATGGTGCAACTTGCGGATTCTTCCCTGTTGACGCAGAATCACTTGACTACTTGCGTCTAACAGGCCGTGATGAGACACATATCAAAATGGTAGAAGAATATCTGAAGAAAAACGAAATGTTCTTCACACCTGAAAAAGAAGAACCAACTTACACTGACGTAGTGGAAATCGATCTTTCTGCTGTGGAAGCAAACCTGTCCGGACCAAAACGTCCACAAGATTTAATTCCACTTTCAGAAATGAAAGAAACGTTCCACAAGTCGATCACTGCAAAAGAAGGCGTTCAAGGCTTTGGTCTGGATGCATCTGAAATCAATAAGACAGCTAAGTATACAACTGAAGACGGCAAGGATGTAACGATGCCTACCGGTGCAATTGGAATAGCTGCGATCACATCTTGTACGAATACCTCCAACCCTTATGTAATGCTTGGAGCAGGTCTTGTAGCTAAAAAGGCTGTGGAACTTGGCATGAACGTCCCTGATTTCGTAAAGACATCATTGGCGCCTGGTTCAAAGGTTGTTACAGGCTACTTAAGAGATTCCGGATTGTTATCTTATATGGAAGAAATCGGATTCAACCTTGTTGGCTACGGTTGTACAACATGTATCGGTAACTCAGGTCCATTACGTCCTGAAATCGAAAAAGCTGTATCAGAAGCAGATCTTCTTTTAACATCTGTTCTTTCTGGTAACCGTAACTTCGAAGGGCGTATCCATCCATTAGTTAAAGCAAACTACCTTGCTTCACCACCGCTTGTAGTTGCTTATGCACTCGCAGGCACAGTCGATATCGACCTTCAAAATGATCCGATCGGTAAAGACAAAAACGGCAGCGATGTGTTCTTCAAGGATATCTGGCCATCTCAGGATGAAGTGAAGGATGTCGTGAAAGCTACTGTGACACCTGAACTATTCCGCAGAGAATATGAGCATGTATTCACAGAAAACGAACGCTGGAATGAAATTAAAACAAGCAATGAACCATTATACAGCTTTGATGAAAAGTCAACATACATCCAAAATCCTTCATTCTTCACAGGCCTGGCTCCAACACCTGAAGATATCCAAGGATTAAACGGCCTTCGAGTTGTTGGGAAATTTGGAGACTCAGTGACAACTGACCACATTTCTCCTGCAGGTGCGATTGGTAAAGATACACCAGCTGGTAAATACCTGCGTGCGAATGGGGTAGAACCACGCGACTTCAACTCATACGGTTCCCGCCGCGGTAACCACGAAGTTATGATGCGCGGAACGTTTGCGAATATCCGTATCCGCAATCAAATCGCTCCTGGTACAGAAGGCGGATTCACGACTTACTGGCCTGAAGATGAAGTGATGCCGATTTATGATGCATGCATGAAGTATCAAGAAGACAATACTGGCTTGGTTGTTCTGGCAGGAAAAGATTATGGTATGGGATCTTCCCGCGACTGGGCAGCTAAAGGTACAAATCTTCTTGGTATCAAAACAGTTATCGCAGAAAGCTACGAGCGTATTCACCGCTCAAATCTTGTGATGATGGGTGTTCTTCCACTTCAATTCAAGCAAGGCGAAAGCGCTGAGACTCTTGGCTTGACTGGAAGGGAAACGATCTCTGTTAACATCACAAACGATGTTAAACCTCGTGATATCCTGACTGTCACTGCAGTGGCTGAAGATGGAACGAAGACAGAATTTGATGTACTTGCACGCTTTGATTCAGAAGTTGAAGTAGACTACTACCGTCACGGCGGTATTCTGCAAATGGTTCTTCGCGGCAAGTTCCAATCATAA
- a CDS encoding Hsp20/alpha crystallin family protein: protein MGKDKEDFYLENWEERMKDWLLDPDTVRLDEKEFRIDFLDTTEAFIVEVETENICPDELILTKNDHRLVITIRLKNELKTRSRNIEFPFCLRQRQLTYSLEHHTIEIKVPKQECSEKTSLSIRVQGICDDDHHSL, encoded by the coding sequence ATGGGTAAGGACAAGGAGGATTTTTATTTAGAGAACTGGGAAGAGAGAATGAAGGATTGGTTATTGGACCCTGATACAGTTCGGCTAGATGAAAAAGAATTCCGAATCGACTTCCTTGATACGACAGAGGCATTTATCGTGGAAGTCGAAACTGAAAATATTTGTCCGGATGAATTGATTCTGACAAAGAATGATCACCGGCTGGTTATCACAATCAGATTAAAAAATGAATTGAAGACAAGGAGCAGGAATATAGAATTTCCTTTTTGCCTGCGTCAGCGGCAATTGACCTATTCTTTAGAGCATCATACGATCGAAATCAAAGTGCCAAAACAGGAATGCTCAGAGAAGACGTCGCTGAGCATTCGTGTCCAAGGAATTTGCGATGATGATCACCATTCTCTCTGA
- a CDS encoding HesB/YadR/YfhF family protein, which produces MNIHISKDALNWFKNEMLVEEGEYVRFYVRYGGSSPLHDSFSLGVNKEEPIDAGKIIEMDNRTFFVEERDLWYFDGHDLYVEFDHELEEPTYEYKK; this is translated from the coding sequence GTGAACATACATATTTCAAAAGACGCCCTCAATTGGTTTAAAAACGAAATGCTCGTGGAGGAAGGAGAATATGTTCGTTTTTATGTACGATATGGAGGTTCCAGCCCTCTGCATGACAGTTTTTCTTTAGGTGTAAATAAGGAAGAACCGATAGATGCAGGGAAGATAATCGAAATGGATAACCGCACATTTTTTGTTGAAGAAAGAGACCTGTGGTACTTTGACGGTCACGATTTATATGTGGAATTTGATCATGAACTTGAAGAACCGACTTATGAATACAAAAAGTAA
- a CDS encoding peroxiredoxin — MKSFFGVLLTALLVYTFYVENKSSPDTFTRDQFEQASANQSYDQLIDIEEGEVAQGTEPAEHFPGPNVGDKAIDFKLPALSGDDVTLSQFKGKKVIINFWATWCPPCKEEMPVMEEFYKKNGEQIEVLAINIDPQYNVKEYQESIGLSFPILLDKDDKINKAYDILTVPTTYVINEQGIITHKQIGAITSLEAFNALVK; from the coding sequence TTGAAATCTTTTTTTGGAGTATTGCTCACAGCACTGTTGGTATATACGTTTTATGTTGAAAATAAGTCCAGCCCTGATACTTTTACAAGGGATCAGTTTGAACAAGCTTCAGCTAATCAATCCTATGATCAGCTGATTGATATTGAAGAAGGTGAAGTGGCACAAGGTACGGAACCTGCAGAACATTTTCCAGGACCTAATGTAGGGGATAAGGCCATTGATTTCAAGCTTCCTGCATTGTCAGGGGATGACGTGACACTGTCCCAATTCAAAGGAAAAAAGGTAATCATTAATTTCTGGGCGACATGGTGTCCACCATGTAAGGAAGAAATGCCTGTCATGGAGGAATTTTATAAAAAGAATGGGGAGCAAATAGAAGTCCTAGCCATCAATATTGACCCTCAATACAACGTTAAGGAATATCAAGAATCAATAGGGCTTAGCTTTCCCATCCTCCTGGACAAAGATGATAAAATCAATAAAGCTTATGATATCCTTACCGTGCCTACAACCTATGTCATCAATGAACAAGGTATCATCACACATAAACAAATTGGTGCCATCACAAGCCTCGAAGCCTTCAATGCTTTAGTTAAGTGA
- a CDS encoding FbpB family small basic protein, which translates to MRRPRKKSFADLVKENKKQLLLDEDAMNAIEERIDARFEVKRPLNKAE; encoded by the coding sequence ATGCGCAGACCAAGAAAGAAATCATTCGCTGATCTGGTGAAAGAAAACAAAAAACAGTTACTTCTCGATGAGGATGCAATGAATGCAATTGAAGAAAGAATCGACGCACGATTTGAAGTCAAGCGTCCCCTTAATAAAGCCGAGTAA
- the tlp gene encoding small acid-soluble spore protein Tlp, whose product MAWNSKPNPDDRSDNVEKLQGMVQHTIENMEKAEESMAFTDSEEQLQSIKAKNERRRESLEAFRSEIKDEAGQNNNR is encoded by the coding sequence ATGGCATGGAACAGTAAACCAAATCCGGATGATCGCAGTGATAACGTCGAGAAGCTTCAAGGTATGGTACAGCATACGATTGAAAATATGGAAAAAGCGGAAGAGTCCATGGCTTTCACTGATAGTGAAGAGCAGCTTCAGTCCATTAAGGCTAAAAATGAACGCCGCCGCGAGAGTCTCGAAGCATTCCGAAGTGAAATCAAAGATGAAGCCGGTCAAAATAATAACCGCTAA
- the selA gene encoding L-seryl-tRNA(Sec) selenium transferase — protein MKDLLRQIPSIYELQHTEAFERFISGQNLSFEKGTELVKESVAFIRKCILENNWDGPHPDTALFIEEIYKQAAHIKKKRFSLSLHKIINASGTVLHTNLGRARLGVETIEHVTKVAASYTNLEYDVENGIRGSRHTHAEKFICELTGAEAAMVVNNNAAAVFIILSALAKNKEVIVSRGELVEIGGSFRVSSIMEESGARLVEVGTTNKTHLHDYEGHIGEETAMIMKVHQSNFVMKGFTSSVGTEDLVNLSGKYDHVIYYEDLGSGALFDFSLHGIGKEPLVRQVIEKGADLVSFSGDKLLGGPQAGIIAGRKEVVNVLKKHPLARVLRVDKMTLAALEMTLLHFLKEEELKIPAIYGITRPKEDIKDQSMKLIAQLKKRNVSFILEVVEGTSRVGGGTMPEVELETYLIAIGHNHVTSHELHERLRFNEPVIIGRIQQDRLLLDLRTVTIEEQEDILEALDKMSKAIESGDPI, from the coding sequence ATGAAAGATCTGCTGAGACAAATACCCTCGATATATGAACTGCAGCATACAGAGGCCTTTGAACGCTTCATCTCCGGACAGAACCTTTCATTTGAAAAAGGGACGGAGCTTGTGAAAGAAAGTGTAGCGTTCATAAGAAAGTGCATCCTTGAAAACAATTGGGATGGCCCCCATCCTGACACCGCCCTTTTCATTGAGGAGATCTACAAACAGGCCGCACATATTAAAAAGAAAAGATTCTCTCTGTCTTTACATAAAATCATCAATGCAAGCGGAACGGTTTTACATACAAATCTAGGCAGAGCACGGCTTGGAGTGGAAACGATTGAACACGTGACCAAAGTGGCGGCTTCTTACACGAATCTTGAATACGATGTGGAAAATGGAATAAGAGGTTCGCGGCACACACATGCAGAGAAGTTCATATGTGAATTGACTGGTGCCGAGGCTGCGATGGTCGTCAATAACAATGCTGCCGCTGTGTTCATCATTCTTTCTGCACTTGCTAAAAACAAGGAAGTCATTGTGTCGAGAGGGGAGCTTGTTGAAATAGGGGGTTCCTTCAGGGTCTCATCCATCATGGAAGAGAGTGGAGCCAGGTTAGTGGAAGTCGGCACAACGAATAAAACTCATTTACACGATTATGAGGGACATATCGGAGAAGAAACAGCGATGATCATGAAAGTGCACCAAAGCAACTTTGTCATGAAAGGATTCACTTCTTCAGTTGGAACTGAAGACCTTGTAAACTTGTCCGGAAAGTATGATCACGTCATTTATTATGAAGATTTAGGCAGCGGTGCCCTTTTTGATTTTTCATTACATGGAATCGGGAAAGAGCCGCTGGTAAGACAAGTGATCGAAAAAGGCGCTGACCTTGTTTCATTCAGCGGGGACAAGTTATTGGGGGGACCCCAGGCCGGCATCATCGCGGGCAGGAAGGAAGTAGTGAACGTATTAAAAAAACATCCACTCGCCCGTGTTTTGCGGGTTGATAAAATGACACTTGCAGCACTTGAAATGACCTTGCTTCATTTTCTGAAAGAAGAGGAACTCAAGATTCCTGCCATTTACGGGATAACGCGGCCGAAGGAAGATATAAAGGATCAATCAATGAAGCTGATAGCCCAACTTAAGAAGCGAAATGTTTCATTTATTCTTGAGGTGGTTGAAGGTACCAGCAGAGTAGGCGGCGGGACCATGCCGGAAGTAGAACTTGAAACCTATCTTATTGCAATTGGGCACAACCATGTTACTTCCCATGAGCTCCACGAACGATTAAGATTCAATGAACCTGTCATCATTGGAAGGATTCAACAGGATCGCCTCCTGCTAGATTTAAGGACCGTTACAATCGAAGAACAGGAGGACATACTTGAAGCACTCGATAAAATGAGCAAGGCAATAGAGAGCGGTGATCCAATCTGA
- a CDS encoding acid-soluble spore protein N, with translation MSNPKRNNKHFNPNHIGTQSREAGGNKGKQMQDTSGKHAQVIQTKGE, from the coding sequence ATGAGCAATCCTAAACGAAACAATAAACATTTCAATCCAAACCATATCGGTACACAATCCAGAGAAGCTGGCGGGAATAAAGGGAAGCAAATGCAGGATACATCAGGGAAACATGCACAGGTAATCCAGACAAAAGGTGAATAA
- the sspO gene encoding small acid-soluble spore protein O, whose product MAKRKANHVINGMNAAKAQGMGAGYNEEYSNEPLTEAQRQNNKKRKTNQ is encoded by the coding sequence TTGGCTAAACGCAAAGCAAATCATGTCATCAACGGTATGAACGCTGCAAAAGCACAGGGCATGGGCGCAGGTTATAACGAAGAGTACTCCAATGAGCCATTGACGGAAGCTCAGAGACAGAACAATAAAAAGCGAAAGACAAATCAGTAA
- a CDS encoding small acid-soluble spore protein P translates to MMNKNDGKDMRKNAPKQSGQPEPLSGSHKVKNQNHTRQKHNSNHDM, encoded by the coding sequence ATGATGAACAAAAATGATGGCAAAGACATGAGAAAAAATGCACCTAAACAATCCGGGCAGCCTGAACCTTTAAGCGGCTCCCACAAAGTGAAAAACCAAAACCATACGCGTCAAAAGCATAACAGCAACCACGATATGTAA
- a CDS encoding thioesterase family protein: protein MHISENTVQVRYAETDQMGVVYHANYLVWMELGRTKLIEDLGFNYAEIEKDGILSPVVDLNISYKTPVRYGEKALVKTWVEDYDGIRITYAYEIYNGEGLLAISGQSKHVCVKKESFRPISIRRMFPDWHEAYEKAKREKN from the coding sequence GTGCATATCTCGGAAAATACAGTTCAAGTAAGGTACGCTGAGACTGATCAAATGGGAGTCGTCTATCACGCGAACTATCTCGTTTGGATGGAGCTCGGAAGAACAAAACTGATTGAAGATTTAGGGTTCAACTACGCAGAAATAGAGAAGGACGGTATTCTGTCTCCAGTTGTAGATTTGAATATCAGCTACAAAACACCTGTACGTTATGGCGAAAAAGCGCTTGTGAAAACATGGGTTGAAGATTATGACGGCATCCGCATTACATACGCGTATGAAATTTATAATGGAGAAGGTCTGTTAGCGATCAGCGGACAATCAAAGCACGTATGCGTCAAAAAAGAAAGCTTTCGCCCCATTTCGATCCGCAGGATGTTCCCGGATTGGCATGAGGCCTATGAGAAGGCAAAAAGAGAAAAGAATTAA
- the plsY gene encoding glycerol-3-phosphate 1-O-acyltransferase PlsY: MIYALILVIAYILGSIPSGLIIGKKFYGIDIREHGSGNLGGTNTFRTLGVKAGMVVTIMDILKGTAATLLPLFFSVEPKMFMLVAGIFAVIGHMYPLFANFRGGKAVATSGGVLLGYDPLLFLILLAVFFLGLYVSKYVSLSSMLAAIIAFTYTLFTGDIPLMTVVGVLAFFVIYRHRANIVRIKNRTEPKIKWL; this comes from the coding sequence ATGATTTATGCCCTTATTCTTGTTATAGCTTATATCCTGGGCTCCATCCCCTCAGGGTTGATCATCGGAAAAAAATTCTATGGGATCGATATCCGTGAGCATGGGAGCGGAAACCTTGGCGGTACGAACACGTTCAGAACACTTGGGGTGAAGGCCGGCATGGTCGTAACCATCATGGACATCCTAAAAGGAACGGCCGCTACGTTATTACCTCTGTTTTTCAGTGTTGAACCAAAGATGTTTATGCTGGTGGCAGGTATTTTTGCCGTTATCGGTCACATGTATCCTCTTTTTGCAAACTTCAGGGGCGGCAAAGCCGTTGCAACCTCAGGCGGTGTCCTATTGGGATATGATCCGCTATTATTTCTGATATTACTTGCCGTTTTCTTTTTAGGTCTGTATGTGTCTAAATACGTATCATTATCATCTATGCTTGCTGCCATTATTGCTTTTACTTATACTTTATTCACGGGGGATATTCCCTTGATGACCGTAGTCGGTGTTCTAGCCTTCTTCGTTATCTATAGACACCGAGCAAATATTGTACGAATCAAAAACAGAACCGAACCTAAAATTAAATGGCTTTAA
- a CDS encoding CapA family protein produces MNRKLYVTSLILVIPLMLITGYLMMDQYKSWNSDKQPEKGTSLLHATREVQAEGKTMKSTASIAAIGDILLHNTVYNDAKSGSQYDFLPMFAPVRDILSEPDFLIANQESTPGGSEIGLSSYPLFNSPKEIVKSLQEVGVDAVTTANNHSLDQGEEGLLSAIDYYEEISMPYVGAFKSPEDKEKIRTFNVNGIKFALLSYTYGTNGIPVPEGKDYLVNLLDEQKMVAEIKKARTMDIDLVVMSLHWGNEYQRFPTEEQQRLAKVLTENGADIIFGHHPHVLQPIQTYKTSDGRDAVVIYSLGNFLSGQKDDFKDIGGVAEVQVEKQRNPAGAVITYPSIEFHPTFVAENNYKNYRIYPLDFAQKNGFITYTEDEMVSHMMDGVPQ; encoded by the coding sequence ATGAACAGAAAGCTATACGTAACGAGTTTGATACTAGTGATTCCATTAATGCTTATTACAGGATATCTAATGATGGATCAGTATAAAAGCTGGAATTCAGATAAACAGCCTGAAAAGGGTACGTCCCTTCTTCATGCAACAAGAGAAGTCCAGGCAGAAGGTAAAACGATGAAGTCTACTGCCAGCATTGCAGCCATCGGTGACATACTTCTTCATAATACTGTTTATAATGATGCAAAATCAGGCTCTCAATATGATTTCTTGCCCATGTTTGCACCGGTGAGGGATATATTGTCCGAACCTGACTTTTTGATTGCCAATCAGGAATCCACCCCGGGAGGAAGTGAAATCGGTTTATCAAGCTACCCTCTCTTCAACAGCCCAAAAGAAATTGTAAAGTCTCTTCAGGAAGTAGGGGTTGATGCAGTCACTACAGCAAATAATCATTCACTGGATCAGGGAGAAGAAGGACTGCTGAGTGCAATCGATTATTATGAAGAGATTTCAATGCCGTATGTAGGTGCTTTTAAAAGTCCAGAAGACAAAGAAAAAATCCGCACCTTCAATGTTAATGGAATCAAGTTCGCACTTCTTTCCTATACGTATGGCACCAATGGAATTCCGGTACCTGAGGGAAAGGATTACTTGGTCAATCTTCTGGATGAACAGAAAATGGTAGCAGAGATCAAGAAAGCCAGGACAATGGATATTGATCTGGTGGTCATGAGCCTGCATTGGGGTAATGAGTATCAACGTTTTCCAACGGAAGAACAGCAAAGATTAGCGAAAGTACTTACTGAAAACGGGGCTGATATCATTTTTGGCCATCATCCTCACGTACTTCAGCCGATCCAGACGTATAAAACAAGTGACGGTCGTGACGCCGTCGTTATCTATTCACTGGGGAATTTCCTATCTGGCCAAAAAGATGATTTCAAAGACATTGGCGGTGTGGCGGAGGTCCAGGTTGAAAAACAGCGAAATCCTGCCGGGGCTGTCATTACTTATCCATCAATCGAATTCCACCCTACATTTGTAGCGGAAAATAATTATAAGAATTATCGAATATACCCGCTTGATTTTGCTCAAAAAAATGGGTTTATCACATATACGGAAGATGAAATGGTTTCGCATATGATGGATGGAGTTCCACAATAG